The proteins below come from a single Chitinophaga pinensis DSM 2588 genomic window:
- a CDS encoding histone deacetylase, with translation MLVAYDPIFAHPLPEGHRFPMVKYELIPAQLLREGIISEQQLHIPAPAEESTILLTHTAHYWQQLQHQTLSDKEQRRIGLPQSPALTLREIVISQGTIDCALHAMEHGVALNVAGGTHHAFADRGEGFCLLNDFAIAANYLLHQQLVKKVLIIDLDVHQGNGTAALFEGRPEVYTFSMHGAHNYPFHKEVSDWDVPLPDGMNDVDYLRTLGECLPVLINKVKPDIVFYLSGVDILQTDRYGKLQVTHEGCRKRDEMVFHTLKQHGIPCTVAMGGGYSTQIRDIVNAHCNTFRTAAEIWG, from the coding sequence ATGCTGGTTGCCTACGATCCCATATTTGCACATCCGCTTCCTGAAGGACACCGCTTTCCGATGGTCAAGTATGAACTGATTCCCGCACAATTGTTACGGGAAGGTATTATCAGCGAACAGCAACTACATATACCAGCTCCGGCTGAGGAATCTACTATCCTGCTCACACACACCGCACATTACTGGCAACAATTACAACACCAGACATTATCTGATAAAGAACAAAGACGTATTGGTCTGCCGCAATCACCGGCATTGACCTTGAGAGAAATCGTGATCAGTCAGGGTACAATCGACTGTGCATTACATGCCATGGAACATGGTGTTGCCCTGAATGTAGCCGGTGGTACGCATCACGCATTTGCAGATCGTGGAGAAGGCTTCTGTTTGCTGAATGACTTTGCCATTGCCGCAAACTATCTGTTACATCAGCAACTGGTGAAAAAAGTATTGATCATTGATCTCGATGTACACCAGGGAAATGGCACTGCTGCCTTATTTGAAGGCAGACCGGAAGTCTATACTTTCAGTATGCATGGCGCACACAATTATCCATTTCACAAAGAAGTATCCGACTGGGATGTGCCCTTACCGGATGGTATGAACGATGTTGATTACCTGCGTACGCTCGGTGAATGTCTTCCCGTGTTGATCAATAAAGTAAAACCTGATATTGTATTTTATCTGTCGGGTGTGGATATCCTGCAAACCGACCGTTATGGCAAATTGCAGGTAACACATGAAGGTTGCCGTAAGCGGGATGAAATGGTCTTTCATACCTTAAAGCAGCATGGTATTCCTTGTACAGTAGCTATGGGCGGTGGATATTCCACACAGATCAGGGACATTGTAAATGCGCATTGTAATACATTCAGAACAGCAGCGGAAATCTGGGGATAA
- a CDS encoding ligase-associated DNA damage response DEXH box helicase — protein MKNKARGWQVIIEWLAARDRKPFTFQEEAWKHYMQGKSGLVNAPTGYGKTFSLFLGVVIDWINKHPDDYQEKTKNGLQMLWITPLRALAKDIARAMEEVLQELNMPWQVGIRSGDTPISTRQQQKKMMPEILLITPESLHLLMGQKEYPKVFTHLTTVVADEWHELLGSKRGVMVELGLSRLRGLAKKAGRPPLKVWGISATIGNLDEALDVLLGQPDPEAVIIRAKLDKKIELQSILPDEIEKFPWAGHLGTKLLYKALPVIMNSKTTLIFTNVRSQTEIWYQEILRQCPELAGAIAIHHGSIDMELRVWVEEALHTGVLKAVVCTSSLDLGVDFRPVDTVIQVGSPKGVARFLQRAGRSGHQPGATSKIWFLPTHSLELVEAAALKAAMEEQLVESRIPIVLAYDVLLQYLMTLGISDGFHATEIWEEITNTFCFRDVTEDEWAWMLAFLSTGGDALYSYDEFKKLEREGDFFICRSRMLAMRHRLHIGTIVSDAMLKVKFMSGGFIGMIEEWFVARLQPGDAFSLGGRTLEFAMIKDMTVLVRKSNAKRAIVPSWMGGRLPLSANLGKMLRRTYNEALSGKSDMPEIKILQPLFDLQERLSHIPKDNELLIEMITTRDGYHMFVYPFEGRLVHEVMAALLAYRISKRQPITFSMAMNDYGFELLSDQPIPVSEGDVHDLFSLENLTIDLQASVNSTEMARRKFRDIAVIAGLIFQGYPGKHKASRHLQSSASLLFNVFKDYDPQNLLLRQAFNEAFFYQMEEARLRESLDRIYNSNIIITEPESLTPFCFPIKVDSLRENLTSEKLEDRIKKMRPQF, from the coding sequence ATGAAAAACAAAGCGCGCGGATGGCAGGTGATCATAGAATGGCTGGCTGCAAGAGACAGAAAGCCCTTTACATTCCAGGAAGAAGCCTGGAAACATTACATGCAGGGCAAATCAGGCCTTGTCAACGCCCCTACCGGTTACGGTAAAACCTTCTCACTTTTCCTGGGTGTTGTAATCGACTGGATCAATAAACATCCGGATGATTACCAAGAGAAAACAAAGAACGGTCTGCAAATGCTGTGGATCACTCCGCTACGTGCACTGGCAAAAGATATTGCCCGCGCCATGGAGGAAGTACTGCAGGAACTCAATATGCCCTGGCAGGTAGGCATCCGCAGTGGAGATACGCCCATATCTACCCGGCAGCAGCAAAAGAAGATGATGCCGGAGATCCTGCTTATTACACCGGAAAGTCTGCACCTCCTGATGGGGCAAAAAGAATATCCCAAGGTATTTACACACCTGACGACCGTCGTGGCGGATGAATGGCATGAATTGCTGGGCAGCAAACGCGGCGTTATGGTGGAACTGGGTCTCAGCAGACTCCGTGGACTGGCGAAAAAGGCAGGTCGTCCGCCACTGAAGGTATGGGGTATATCTGCAACGATTGGCAACCTGGATGAAGCGCTGGATGTACTGCTCGGTCAGCCGGATCCGGAAGCTGTCATTATACGCGCCAAACTGGATAAGAAGATCGAACTACAGAGCATCTTACCCGATGAAATTGAGAAATTCCCTTGGGCAGGTCACTTAGGCACCAAGCTGCTGTATAAAGCGCTGCCGGTGATCATGAACAGCAAAACGACACTTATATTCACCAATGTCCGTTCCCAGACGGAGATCTGGTACCAGGAAATTTTAAGGCAATGCCCCGAACTGGCAGGCGCTATTGCGATTCACCATGGTTCCATTGATATGGAACTACGTGTGTGGGTGGAAGAAGCGCTGCATACCGGCGTACTGAAAGCGGTGGTGTGTACCTCCAGCCTTGACCTGGGCGTAGACTTCCGTCCGGTAGATACCGTTATCCAGGTCGGCAGTCCGAAAGGAGTTGCCCGTTTCCTCCAACGCGCAGGCCGAAGCGGTCACCAGCCAGGAGCTACCAGTAAAATATGGTTCCTTCCCACCCACAGTCTTGAACTGGTAGAAGCCGCAGCACTGAAAGCTGCCATGGAAGAACAGCTGGTGGAAAGCCGTATACCCATCGTGCTTGCTTACGACGTATTGTTGCAATACCTGATGACATTAGGCATTTCTGATGGCTTCCATGCAACTGAAATATGGGAGGAAATTACCAACACCTTTTGCTTCCGCGATGTAACAGAAGATGAATGGGCCTGGATGCTGGCATTTCTAAGCACCGGCGGAGATGCACTTTACAGCTACGATGAATTCAAAAAGCTGGAAAGAGAAGGCGACTTTTTCATCTGTCGCAGCCGTATGCTGGCGATGCGCCACCGACTGCATATCGGTACGATTGTAAGCGACGCCATGCTGAAAGTAAAATTTATGAGCGGCGGTTTCATCGGCATGATAGAAGAATGGTTTGTTGCCCGTCTGCAGCCCGGAGATGCCTTCAGTCTGGGCGGACGCACACTGGAATTTGCCATGATCAAAGACATGACGGTACTGGTGCGTAAATCCAATGCCAAACGTGCCATTGTACCCAGCTGGATGGGAGGACGTTTACCCCTTTCTGCCAATCTGGGTAAAATGCTGCGCCGCACTTATAACGAAGCATTATCCGGCAAATCAGATATGCCGGAGATCAAAATATTACAGCCCTTATTCGACTTACAGGAACGGCTTTCTCACATACCCAAGGACAATGAACTGCTGATCGAAATGATCACTACCCGTGATGGTTATCACATGTTTGTCTATCCTTTTGAAGGGCGACTGGTACACGAAGTAATGGCGGCACTGCTGGCTTACCGTATCAGTAAACGGCAGCCGATCACTTTCTCCATGGCCATGAATGACTATGGTTTTGAATTGCTGTCAGATCAGCCGATTCCGGTAAGTGAAGGAGATGTACACGATCTTTTCTCTCTGGAAAATCTGACTATTGATCTACAGGCCAGTGTCAACTCAACAGAGATGGCCCGCAGGAAATTCAGGGATATAGCAGTTATCGCAGGACTGATCTTCCAGGGGTATCCCGGCAAACATAAAGCCAGCCGGCACCTGCAATCATCAGCCTCATTACTGTTCAATGTATTCAAGGATTATGATCCGCAGAACCTGTTGTTACGACAGGCATTCAATGAAGCCTTTTTCTATCAGATGGAAGAAGCCAGGTTACGGGAAAGCCTGGACCGTATTTACAACAGCAATATCATCATTACGGAACCTGAAAGCCTGACACCTTTCTGTTTCCCGATAAAAGTAGATAGTTTAAGGGAAAACCTGACCAGCGAAAAACTGGAGGACAGAATCAAAAAAATGCGTCCGCAGTTTTAG
- a CDS encoding LD-carboxypeptidase yields MNRKHFLSALATTAGLTTFPALTRLQQAAAALPLHEERLLIPPYLKPGDLIGITCPAGHITLEEIKPAIRIMESWGFKIRVGNTVNRADFSFGGTDKERQQDMQTMLDDPSIKAIMCARGGYGSARIVDQLDFSHFIQQPKWVIGFSDVTVLHCHINRLYGIATLHSKMCNSFPDDYNKAEPIVQQTISSIKDALIGQQLHYTTFSDSRNRTGSTKGILIGGNLSMIQSVLATNSEPDTIGKILFLEEVGEYLYSLDRMLNSLQRAHKLDNLAGLIIGGFNRIKPDDPGEEFGRTVYDIVMEKVKDTTYPVCFGFPVGHQKDNYALKCGIMHQLQVSKEEVQLHELRG; encoded by the coding sequence ATGAATCGCAAACACTTTCTGTCAGCGCTGGCCACTACTGCGGGCCTTACTACCTTCCCCGCGCTGACACGTTTACAACAGGCCGCTGCAGCGTTGCCACTACATGAAGAAAGACTGCTGATCCCTCCCTATCTGAAACCGGGTGACCTGATCGGTATTACCTGCCCCGCCGGACATATTACACTGGAAGAAATTAAACCAGCCATCCGTATTATGGAAAGCTGGGGATTTAAAATACGTGTAGGTAATACCGTTAATAGAGCTGACTTCAGTTTTGGTGGCACCGATAAGGAGCGCCAACAGGATATGCAGACCATGCTCGATGATCCATCCATAAAAGCGATCATGTGCGCACGGGGTGGTTATGGCAGCGCACGCATCGTAGACCAGCTTGACTTTTCTCACTTTATACAACAACCTAAATGGGTGATCGGCTTTAGCGACGTCACCGTATTGCATTGCCATATCAATCGCCTGTATGGCATTGCAACCTTACATTCTAAAATGTGCAACAGCTTTCCTGACGACTACAATAAAGCCGAACCCATTGTACAACAAACCATCTCTTCTATCAAAGATGCATTGATCGGGCAACAACTGCACTATACCACTTTCTCTGATTCCCGCAACAGAACAGGTAGCACCAAAGGCATACTGATAGGCGGCAACCTTTCCATGATCCAAAGCGTACTGGCAACTAACTCTGAACCCGATACTATCGGGAAAATACTATTCCTCGAAGAGGTAGGCGAATACCTCTACAGTCTTGACCGTATGCTTAACAGTCTGCAACGCGCGCATAAACTGGATAATCTCGCAGGACTGATCATCGGAGGTTTCAACCGTATCAAACCAGATGATCCGGGAGAGGAATTCGGACGCACCGTATATGATATCGTGATGGAGAAAGTCAAGGATACCACCTACCCCGTTTGCTTTGGATTTCCGGTAGGACACCAGAAAGATAATTATGCGCTGAAGTGTGGTATTATGCATCAGCTACAGGTGAGTAAAGAGGAAGTGCAGTTGCATGAACTCAGAGGATAA
- a CDS encoding XRE family transcriptional regulator — protein sequence MSIVCRNLKFLRKQKGWTQQEFADKLGIKRSLLGAYEEERAEPRTEVLELVSDMFRISIDDLLRRDVGSQKESFLEKRRQQKMGSDRQVIEFVPVKAAAGYLAGYNDDEFIEELNTFTLPMMGAGNYRAFEIAGDSMLPTPSGSVIVCHKVDGWDEIRNNEAYIVVTNREGIVYKRILKTNRSKSKITLVSDNPQYEPYAVGMEDVLELWQSDAVISKSGQQSRLSVNHLADMVSHLQDQVSMLKKRIKD from the coding sequence ATGTCCATAGTATGCCGCAATCTGAAGTTCCTGCGCAAGCAGAAGGGCTGGACGCAGCAGGAGTTTGCTGATAAATTAGGTATCAAACGCTCCCTGCTCGGTGCTTACGAAGAAGAACGCGCAGAACCCCGCACAGAAGTATTGGAACTGGTCAGTGACATGTTCCGTATATCCATTGATGATTTGTTACGTCGCGATGTAGGCTCTCAGAAGGAAAGTTTCCTGGAGAAACGCAGGCAGCAGAAAATGGGCAGCGACCGGCAGGTCATTGAGTTCGTCCCCGTAAAAGCAGCCGCTGGTTATCTCGCCGGCTATAATGATGATGAATTCATCGAAGAGCTGAACACCTTTACTTTGCCGATGATGGGCGCCGGTAATTACAGGGCGTTTGAAATAGCTGGGGATTCCATGCTGCCAACACCTTCCGGTTCCGTGATCGTATGTCACAAAGTAGATGGCTGGGATGAGATCCGCAACAATGAAGCTTATATCGTTGTGACTAACCGCGAGGGTATTGTGTATAAACGTATCCTCAAGACCAACCGTAGTAAAAGTAAGATCACGCTTGTTTCTGATAATCCGCAGTATGAACCTTATGCGGTAGGTATGGAAGATGTACTGGAACTCTGGCAGTCAGACGCTGTTATCAGCAAAAGTGGTCAGCAGAGCCGTCTTAGTGTGAATCATCTTGCTGATATGGTAAGCCACCTGCAGGATCAGGTGAGTATGCTGAAGAAGCGTATTAAAGACTGA
- the pdeM gene encoding ligase-associated DNA damage response endonuclease PdeM, giving the protein MEDVIYRYQDQTWHLSPHRAIFWQEEQALIVSDLHLGKGTHFRKAGIAVPANIGQNDLYRLQLLITAYNPSQIIIVGDMFHSRENNDVAYFRLWRQQFANISFKLVKGNHDILPDAIYATLNLEVFDTLCIRDIHFVHEPCEEGDAPGYTFSGHLHPSVVVAGAGRQRLRLPCFYFGKHCSILPAFGRFTGLATLEPALDEAVFVIAENSVLKVN; this is encoded by the coding sequence ATGGAGGATGTGATTTACAGGTACCAGGACCAGACCTGGCATTTATCGCCACACAGGGCTATTTTCTGGCAGGAAGAACAGGCGTTGATCGTATCAGATCTGCACCTGGGCAAAGGCACACATTTCAGGAAAGCAGGAATCGCCGTTCCTGCCAATATCGGGCAGAATGACCTGTACCGGCTGCAACTACTGATCACTGCTTACAATCCTTCACAGATCATCATTGTAGGCGATATGTTTCACAGTCGTGAGAACAATGACGTCGCTTATTTCAGACTCTGGCGACAACAGTTTGCCAATATCTCTTTCAAACTGGTAAAAGGTAATCACGATATATTACCTGATGCAATATACGCCACTTTGAATCTTGAAGTGTTTGATACACTCTGCATCCGCGACATACATTTCGTACATGAGCCCTGCGAAGAGGGAGATGCGCCAGGATACACCTTTTCCGGTCACCTGCACCCGAGTGTAGTAGTCGCCGGCGCTGGCAGACAACGACTACGTCTGCCCTGCTTCTACTTCGGAAAACATTGCAGCATATTGCCTGCTTTTGGCCGTTTTACGGGCCTCGCTACCTTAGAACCTGCACTGGATGAGGCAGTATTTGTTATTGCTGAAAACAGCGTCTTAAAAGTCAATTAA